One segment of Primulina tabacum isolate GXHZ01 chromosome 14, ASM2559414v2, whole genome shotgun sequence DNA contains the following:
- the LOC142524148 gene encoding proteinaceous RNase P 1, chloroplastic/mitochondrial-like isoform X2, which translates to MVKDLHLKYRQIPPRMLLHMTSLSAKASPLLLFFSKNSSSLCFHLRSLNYLFHYCPLIPVSNNAKTQPKYPFLMARKRTHFSTTSAEALVQDPRDSGARRSRKKLLRESPEMILRVKLEQCSKSVDLAEALRLYDEAIIHNVQLNVYHYNVLLYLCSTKSDCIGEDGRDVLTLERGFEIFERMGIDKVVPNEATFTNVSRLAAAKNDPERAFNLVKKMKANGIVPKLRSYGPALFGFCKKGMADEAYEVDSHMMDNMVLAEESELSALLKVSSAAEREEKVYEMLHRLRAAVRQVSEDTTVVVEDWFGSKRAAEIGLEKWDSERVKKGIVEGGGGWHGQGWLGTGKWRLVRTSMTNTGVCQSCGQKLDCIDIDPRETDKFAKCLADLACQKEARKDFVQFQEWLQRHGPFDAVVDGANLGLATNQHVFTFSQINRVVKEICQLSPSKKLPLVILHQSRVTGGPAQHPNNKRLLESWKRAGALYATPLGSNDDCAPY; encoded by the exons ATGGTCAAGGACTTGCACCTCAAATATCGTCAAATTCCACCACGAATGCTCCTTCACATGACTTCTTTATCAGCTAAAGCGTCTcctcttcttttatttttctccAAAAACTCTAGTTCACTCTGCTTCCACCTCAGAAGTCTCAATTATCTGTTCCACTACTGTCCCCTGATACCTGTTTCGAATAATGCCAAAACCCAACCAAAATATCCCTTTTTGATGGCGAGAAAAAGAACCCATTTTTCTACCACATCAGCTGAAGCACTTGTCCAAGACCCTAGAGATTCGGGCGCTCGGAGGTCCCGGAAAAAGCTTCTTCGAGAGTCCCCAGAGATGATTCTGCGTGTGAAACTGGAACAGTGTTCCAAGAGCGTTGACTTAGCAGAAGCCCTTCGCCTTTACGATGAGGCGATAATCCACAATGTTCAGCTGAATGTGTATCATTACAATGTCTTACTTTATTTATGTTCAACAAAAAGTGATTGTATTGGGGAGGATGGACGGGATGTTTTAACGTTGGAAAGAGGGTTTGAGATTTTTGAACGGATGGGCATTGATAAGGTGGTGCCGAATGAAGCAACTTTTACTAATGTTTCAAGACTGGCAGCTGCCAAAAATGATCCTGAGCGGGCTTTCAATTTAGTTAAGAAAATGAAGGCAAATGGTATTGTTCCAAAGTTGAGGTCTTATGGGCCAGCTCTGTTTGGGTTTTGTAAGAAGGGGATGGCTGATGAGGCATACGAGGTGGATTCCCATATGATGGATAACATGGTTTTGGCTGAAGAGTCCGAGCTTTCAGCACTATTGAAAGTTAGTTCTGCGGCTGAGAGGGAAGAGAAAGTGTATGAAATGCTGCATAGGTTGAGGGCGGCAGTGAGACAGGTATCAGAGGATACCACTGTGGTGGTGGAGGATTGGTTTGGGTCCAAGAGGGCTGCAGAAATTGGGTTGGAAAAGTGGGATTCAGAGAGAGTGAAGAAAGGGATTGTGGAGGGAGGTGGTGGATGGCATGGTCAAGGGTGGTTGGGGACAGGAAAATGGAGATTGGTGAGGACCTCTATGACCAATACCGGGGTTTGTCAGTCATGTGGGCAAAAACTAGATTGTATTGATATTGATCCAAGGGAGACCGATAAATTTGCAAAGTGTTTGGCTGATTTGGCTTGCCAAAAGGAAGCAAGAAAAGACTTTGTTCAATTTCAG GAGTGGCTTCAACGGCATGGTCCATTCGATGCTGTAGTTGATGGTGCAAATTTGGGCCTTGCTACCAATCAACATGTTTTCACTTTTTCTCAg ATCAATAGAGTTGTGAAAGAAATATGCCAACTCAGCCCTTCAAAGAAATTGCCCCTTGTTATTTTACACCAGAGTAGAGTGACTGGCGGTCCTGCTCAGCACCCTAACAACAAAAGGTTATTGGAAAGTTGGAAAAGGGCTGGAGCACTCTATGCAACACCTCTCGGTTCAAATGATGATTG TGCACCCTACTAG
- the LOC142524148 gene encoding proteinaceous RNase P 1, chloroplastic/mitochondrial-like isoform X1, with product MVKDLHLKYRQIPPRMLLHMTSLSAKASPLLLFFSKNSSSLCFHLRSLNYLFHYCPLIPVSNNAKTQPKYPFLMARKRTHFSTTSAEALVQDPRDSGARRSRKKLLRESPEMILRVKLEQCSKSVDLAEALRLYDEAIIHNVQLNVYHYNVLLYLCSTKSDCIGEDGRDVLTLERGFEIFERMGIDKVVPNEATFTNVSRLAAAKNDPERAFNLVKKMKANGIVPKLRSYGPALFGFCKKGMADEAYEVDSHMMDNMVLAEESELSALLKVSSAAEREEKVYEMLHRLRAAVRQVSEDTTVVVEDWFGSKRAAEIGLEKWDSERVKKGIVEGGGGWHGQGWLGTGKWRLVRTSMTNTGVCQSCGQKLDCIDIDPRETDKFAKCLADLACQKEARKDFVQFQEWLQRHGPFDAVVDGANLGLATNQHVFTFSQINRVVKEICQLSPSKKLPLVILHQSRVTGGPAQHPNNKRLLESWKRAGALYATPLGSNDDWYWLYAAVSSKCLLVTNDEMRDHLFQLLGSSFFPRWKEKHQVRVKPSINGLSLHMPPPYSIVIQESEQGNWHVPTVTGDDLEIPRQWLCATRIKGRNSY from the exons ATGGTCAAGGACTTGCACCTCAAATATCGTCAAATTCCACCACGAATGCTCCTTCACATGACTTCTTTATCAGCTAAAGCGTCTcctcttcttttatttttctccAAAAACTCTAGTTCACTCTGCTTCCACCTCAGAAGTCTCAATTATCTGTTCCACTACTGTCCCCTGATACCTGTTTCGAATAATGCCAAAACCCAACCAAAATATCCCTTTTTGATGGCGAGAAAAAGAACCCATTTTTCTACCACATCAGCTGAAGCACTTGTCCAAGACCCTAGAGATTCGGGCGCTCGGAGGTCCCGGAAAAAGCTTCTTCGAGAGTCCCCAGAGATGATTCTGCGTGTGAAACTGGAACAGTGTTCCAAGAGCGTTGACTTAGCAGAAGCCCTTCGCCTTTACGATGAGGCGATAATCCACAATGTTCAGCTGAATGTGTATCATTACAATGTCTTACTTTATTTATGTTCAACAAAAAGTGATTGTATTGGGGAGGATGGACGGGATGTTTTAACGTTGGAAAGAGGGTTTGAGATTTTTGAACGGATGGGCATTGATAAGGTGGTGCCGAATGAAGCAACTTTTACTAATGTTTCAAGACTGGCAGCTGCCAAAAATGATCCTGAGCGGGCTTTCAATTTAGTTAAGAAAATGAAGGCAAATGGTATTGTTCCAAAGTTGAGGTCTTATGGGCCAGCTCTGTTTGGGTTTTGTAAGAAGGGGATGGCTGATGAGGCATACGAGGTGGATTCCCATATGATGGATAACATGGTTTTGGCTGAAGAGTCCGAGCTTTCAGCACTATTGAAAGTTAGTTCTGCGGCTGAGAGGGAAGAGAAAGTGTATGAAATGCTGCATAGGTTGAGGGCGGCAGTGAGACAGGTATCAGAGGATACCACTGTGGTGGTGGAGGATTGGTTTGGGTCCAAGAGGGCTGCAGAAATTGGGTTGGAAAAGTGGGATTCAGAGAGAGTGAAGAAAGGGATTGTGGAGGGAGGTGGTGGATGGCATGGTCAAGGGTGGTTGGGGACAGGAAAATGGAGATTGGTGAGGACCTCTATGACCAATACCGGGGTTTGTCAGTCATGTGGGCAAAAACTAGATTGTATTGATATTGATCCAAGGGAGACCGATAAATTTGCAAAGTGTTTGGCTGATTTGGCTTGCCAAAAGGAAGCAAGAAAAGACTTTGTTCAATTTCAG GAGTGGCTTCAACGGCATGGTCCATTCGATGCTGTAGTTGATGGTGCAAATTTGGGCCTTGCTACCAATCAACATGTTTTCACTTTTTCTCAg ATCAATAGAGTTGTGAAAGAAATATGCCAACTCAGCCCTTCAAAGAAATTGCCCCTTGTTATTTTACACCAGAGTAGAGTGACTGGCGGTCCTGCTCAGCACCCTAACAACAAAAGGTTATTGGAAAGTTGGAAAAGGGCTGGAGCACTCTATGCAACACCTCTCGGTTCAAATGATGATTG GTACTGGTTGTATGCTGCTGTAAGTTCAAAGTGTTTGCTGGTGACAAATGATGAGATGAGAGACCACTTGTTTCAACTTTTAGGCAGTAGCTTCTTTCCTAGATGGAAAGAAAAACATCAG GTCCGGGTAAAACCTTCTATCAATGGCCTGAGCCTGCATATGCCACCACCATATTCAATTGTCATCCAG GAGTCAGAACAGGGCAATTGGCATGTTCCAACTGTTACAGGAGACGATCTTGAGATCCCAAGACAATGGCTTTGTGCAACAAGGATAAAGGGGAGGAattcttattaa
- the LOC142524149 gene encoding thioredoxin F1, chloroplastic-like produces the protein MALQFYSAAALSSSVQNSVSHKVISGQPVVCVAGDCRRMVTRTEKRLRVGPRVKASLDAAAAVAEVGRVTEVNVHTFWPIVKAAGTKVVVVDMYTQWCGPCKVMAPKFQQLSESYDDVIFLKLDCNQDNKPLAKELGIKVVPTFKILKDSKIVKEVTGAKYDDLVVAIENARSS, from the exons ATGGCTTTGCAGTTTTACAGTGCGGCTGCGTTGAGTTCATCGGTGCAAAATTCGGTGTCCCACAAGGTTATTTCGGGCCAACCTGTGGTCTGCGTCGCAGGTGATTGCCGCCGGATGGTGACGAGGACAGAGAAGCGGCTGAGAGTGGGCCCACGGGTCAAGGCGAGCTTGGACGCCGCTGCCGCGGTGGCGGAGGTGGGCAGAGTGACTGAAGTCAATGTGCATACCTTCTGGCCCATCGTGAAAGCAGCTGGTACTAAGGTTGTGGTCGTCGATATGTACACTCAGTG GTGCGGTCCATGTAAGGTGATGGCGCCAAAATTTCAACAATTGTCTGAATCGTATGACGATGTTATCTTCTTAAAGCTCGACTGCAACCAAGATAACAAG CCTCTGGCAAAAGAACTAGGGATTAAAGTGGTTCCTACATTCAAGATATTGAAGGATAGCAAGATTGTAAAAGAAGTTACCGGAGCCAAATACGATGACTTAGTCGTCGCCATCGAGAATGCAAGAAGCAGCTAG